One segment of Manihot esculenta cultivar AM560-2 chromosome 4, M.esculenta_v8, whole genome shotgun sequence DNA contains the following:
- the LOC110612571 gene encoding uncharacterized protein LOC110612571 gives MPTVAAYDGTGNPREHILNYKTFMELQTHSDALMCKVFPTTLTGPIQAWFNSLEGGSIKSFLDLANVFISRFIAGIPAERKTSYLETVRQRRIESLREYVARFNSEALQILELDEARVVESMQKGTTALEFFGSLCKKPPTTLAELMKRAEKYIRQDDTLTTSKFAKEAIDRGKTGEDKRPKRQERKQDRGVETLNRHWWERKEQRPYQPRLPEVIALLNASRAEVLMAVQDNDFI, from the coding sequence ATGCCAACAGTGGCTGCATATGACGGCACGGGGAACCCTAGGGAGCATATCTTGAACTATAAGACattcatggagttgcagacccactcagatgctctgatgtgcaaagTTTTTCCCACCACTCTTACAGGGCCAATCCAAGCATGGTTTAATAGCCTAGAAGGAGGgagcattaaaagttttctaGACTTGGCCAACGTATTTATCAGTAGGTTCATAGCCGGGATCCCAGCCGAGAGGAAAACAAGTTACCTAGAAACAGTTCGGCAGAGGAGGATCGAGTCGCTGAGGGAGTATGTGGCCAGGTTTAACTCGGAGGCTCTACAAATCCTTGAGCTTGATGAAGCCAGAGTGGTGGAATCCATGCAGAAGGGTACCACCGCCTTAGAGTTTTTCGGATCATTGTGCAAAAAGCCACCCACCACCTTGGCAGAATTGATGAAGAGAGCagaaaaatatataaggcaAGACGACACCTTAACCACTAGCAAGTTTGCCAAGGAAGCTATAGACAGAGGAAAAACTGGAGAAGATAAGCGACCAAAGAGGCAGGAAAGAAAGCAGGATCGGGGAGTGGAAACGCTGAACCGACATTGGTGGGAGAGAAAAGAGCAGAGACCCTATCAACCCCGGCTTCCCGAAGTAATCGCTCTCCTGAATGCGTCCAGAgctgaagtgctcatggcagtccaagATAACGACTTCATATAG